From Lagenorhynchus albirostris chromosome 15, mLagAlb1.1, whole genome shotgun sequence, one genomic window encodes:
- the POP7 gene encoding ribonuclease P protein subunit p20 produces the protein MAENREPRGAVEAELDPVEYTLRKRLPHRLPRRPNDIYVNMKTDFKAQLARCQKLLDGGARGQNACSEIYIHGLGLAINRAINIALQLQAGSFGSLQVAANTSTVELVDELEPEIDTREPLTRIRNNSAIHIRVFRVTPK, from the coding sequence ATGGCCGAAAACCGAGAGCCCCGCGGAGCCGTCGAGGCTGAGCTGGACCCGGTGGAGTACACCCTGCGGAAGCGGCTCCCCCACCGCCTGCCCCGGAGGCCCAATGACATTTATGTCAACATGAAGACTGACTTCAAGGCCCAGCTGGCCCGCTGCCAGAAACTGCTGGATGGAGGGGCTCGGGGTCAGAACGCATGCAGTGAGATCTACATCCACGGCTTGGGCCTGGCCATCAACCGCGCCATCAACATTGCCCTACAGCTGCAGGCTGGCAGCTTCGGGTCCTTGCAGGTGGCTGCCAATACCTCCACCGTGGAGCTTGTCGATGAACTGGAACCAGAGATTGATACGCGAGAGCCGCTGACCCGGATCCGCAACAACTCGGCCATCCACATCCGTGTCTTCAGGGTCACACCCAAGTGA
- the EPO gene encoding erythropoietin, whose amino-acid sequence MKAKEAEPERSQECLLLLLLSLLLLPLGLPVLGAPPHLICDSRVLERYILEAREAENATLGCAEGCSFSENITVPDTKVNFYAWKRMEVQQQAVEVWQGLALLSEAILQGQALLANSSQPSEALQLHVDKAVSGLRSLTSLLRALGAQKGAVPLPNAASSAAPLRTFTVDTLCKLFRIYSNFLRGKLTLYTGEACRRGDR is encoded by the exons ATGAAGGCAAAGGAGGCAGAGCCTGAGCGCTCGCAAG AATGtcttctgctgcttctgctgTCCTTGCTGCTGCTTCCTCTGGGCCTCCCAGTCCTGGGCGCCCCCCCACACCTCATCTGTGACAGCCGAGTCCTGGAGAGGTACATCCTGGAGGCCAGGGAGGCCGAAAATGCCACG CTGGGCTGTGCTGAGGGCTGCAGCTTCAGTGAGAACATCACTGTCCCGGACACCAAGGTTAACTTCTATGCCTGGAAGAGGATGGAG GTCCAGCAGCAGGCTGTGGAAGTCTGGCAGGGCCTGGCCCTGCTCTCCGAAGCCATCCTGCAGGGCCAGGCCCTGTTGGCCAACTCGTCCCAGCCATCCGAGGCCCTGCAGCTGCACGTGGACAAAGCTGTCAGCGGCCTGCGCAGCCTCACCTCCCTGCTTCGGGCACTGGGAGCCCAG AAGGGAGCCGTCCCCCTTCCAAACGCAGCCTCCTCTGCAGCCCCGCTCCGAACATTCACTGTTGATACTTTGTGCAAACTTTTCCGAATCTACTCCAATTTCCTGCGGGGAAAGCTGACGCTGTACACAGGGGAGGCCTGTAGGAGAGGGGACAGGTGA